One region of Salvelinus sp. IW2-2015 linkage group LG1, ASM291031v2, whole genome shotgun sequence genomic DNA includes:
- the LOC111969777 gene encoding photoreceptor ankyrin repeat protein — MATVKNSVSEDPLLGKGPDEDASEVSLSESESDSGSVLSDDSVLPDYQQEGGSRGTANTLYEACAQNNTLALRKVLERGVTKEEVMKVDHNGWTGLMVACYKGFLEIVQHLHHCPYLDINHQDNDGNTALMIASQAGHTITVTYILNYYPGADTEIRDCRGFTALIKAAMQGRDDVVSSLVMAGADLNAVDTTKQKCARDWALKTGRYETLNRLRRLNLRPRAEQFAESYVPEWPELKVLVAKAMANKSASQKITQRIKSTFGFNFPRDPQENGVLDHMVRITTSIHSPLVATGCRPLCPTSPPEVGKRRLAVPELVKKHSEKELGESSVCHSNGSVSSIIPHIHSAETIATSCCVDTERRGSIISIASTGVRTFIPRHMAHRNSVFPSGCIPKIQIVKSGEPTPKKEKKRKRHKGHLEPPIWKYKAEKQEKKKAEKEKEKTKKEKKQKKQKK; from the exons ATGGCCACCGTGAAGAATTCTGTGTCYGAGGACCCCCTCCTAGGCAAAGGGCCTGACGAGGACGCCTCAGAGGTGTCTTTGTCAGAAAGTGAGTCGGATTCTGGGAGTGTCCTCTCAGATGACTCAGTTCTTCCAGACTACCAGCAGGAAGGTGGTTCACGGGGCACAGCCAACACGCTGTATGAGGCGTGTGCTCAGAACAACACCCTGGCGCTCCGGAAGGTTCTGGAGAGAGGCGTTACCAAAGAGGAGGTCATGAAGGTGGACCACAATGGCTGG ACCGGTCTGATGGTGGCGTGCTATAAGGGTTTTTTGGAAATTGTGCAACATCTTCACCACTGTCCCTACCTGGACATAAATCACCAGGACAACGATGGCAACACTGCACTGATGATCGCTTCACAAGCAG GTCACACCATTACAGTGACCTACATCCTCAACTACTACCCCGGAGCAGACACAGAGATCCGGGACTGCCGTGGCTTCACTGCACTCATCAAAGCTGCCATGCAGGGCCGAGACGATGTGGTGTCTTCCCTCGTCATGGCCG GTGCAGACCTAAATGCAGTAGACACCACGAAGCAGAAGTGTGCGAGGGACTGGGCACTAAAGACGGGCCGCTACGAGACGTTGAACCGCCTCCGCCGCCTCAACCTGCGGCCTAGAGCCGAGCAGTTCGCTGAGAGCTACGTCCCCGAATGGCCAGAGCTGAAGGTGCTGGTGGCCAAGGCCATGGCCAACAAGAGCGCCAGCCAGAAAATCACCCAGCGCATCAAGTCCACCTTCGGCTTCAACTTTCCCCGAGATCCCCAGGAAAACGGGGTCTTGGACCACATGGTGCGTATCACCACCAGCATCCACAGCCCTCTAGTGGCCACCGGCTGCCGGCCCCTCTGCCCCACCAGCCCCCCTGAAGTGGGGAAGAGGCGCCTGGCCGTGCCAGAGCTGGTGAAGAAGCATTCGGAGAAGGAGCTGGGGGAGAGCTCTGTGTGCCACAGCAATGGCTCCGTATCCTCCATCATTCCCCACATCCACTCAGCCGAGACCATCGCCACGTCCTGCTGTGTGGACACAGAGCGCAGGGGCAGCATAATCTCTATAGCTTCCACCGGGGTACGCACCTTCATCCCCAGGCACATGGCCCACAGGAACAGTGTGTTCCCCTCTGGCTGCATCCCAAAGATCCAGATAGTCAAGTCTGGAGAGCCCACGCctaagaaggagaagaagaggaagaggcacAAGGGTCATCTGGAGCCGCCCATATGGAAGTACAAGGCAGAGaagcaggagaagaagaaggcagagaaagaaaaagagaagaccAAGAAGGAAAAGAaacagaagaaacagaagaagTGA